The DNA region CGCGGTCGGTGCCCCCGTCGTGGTCGTCAGCGCCATCCAGATGTTCAACACCCTGACCAACCCACAGAAGTGACTTGCGCCCCGGGTATTCCGAGCACTGTGGGATACCCGGGTAGTGAATCCGTCGATGTTCGGAAGTTCGAACCACCATGCACCCATCACGCCTGGCGGTAGCCCTCGTGGCCACGGCCCTGCTCACCGGATCGGCCGCCGGTGTCGCCGCCGCCGACCAGCCCATCGTGGCGGTATCCGCCATCAACGGTATCGACGGCTCGGAACTGGCCGAGCTGGTACGGCTGTCCGACCCCGCCACCCTGACCGATCTCCACGACGGTGAGCGGCGAGCGGACCGGATCGCCGCCATCCTCGCCGGCAGCCACGATCGCCGCGGGATCTTCGCGGTCTTCTACCGCGAGATCCTGCGCGATGCGAACCCGATGCTGGACGCGGGCGATTTCGACGACCCCCGGTGGGCGCGGGCGGTCAGCATCGAGTTCTTCCGGCAATACCTGCAGAACCTGCACGGACACCTCACCGGCGGGCCGGTCACCCAGGGCTGGCAACGCTACTACGCCATGGCCGCCGATCCGGCGCGCTCACCGGGCCGCGTCGCCGCCACCGCCCTGGACGCCCACCTGCTCATCGACTTCCCTGCCGCGATCGCCGCCACCAACACCCACGGCGATCACACCGGCGACTTCTTCACCATCGGTGACTCGCTGATCACCACCACCAACCGCATCACCGACGAACTACAAGCCACATACGGTGCGCAGCTGGCCAGGTTCTTCCAGCTGTATTTCCTCGGCAAAGCCGCAGACCGGCTCATCGGCCAAGGCAATACCAGCCACGTGATGTTCCAGAGCGTGCGCGCGACCGCCCTCGCCTCCGGAATCGTCATGCAGAACCCGGCCGCCTGCCCGACCGCCCAGGCCGGCATGAGCACCCTCTACCACACCGCGGAAGCCGTGTTCGACGGGTTGGAGGCCCTCGGTCAGATCTGAGAAACCACTCGCGCCCGGCATCGACGGCCGCGACGGCTCTGTGAGTCCGCATCCCGTTCCAACCGCTCAACCCGCAGGAAGCCAGCATGACCACACCGCCCTTCCCCGCCTCGCCGCCATCAGCCTTTCAGGCGTTGTCCCCGGACGACCCTCGCGAGATCGGCGGTTACCGCCTCTACGCACGGCTCGGCGCGGGCGGCATGGGCCGCGTCTACCTGGCCTACACCCCTGGCGGGCGCCCGGTCGCGCTCAAGGTCGTCCGGCCCGAATTCGCCGAGAACAACGAGTTCCGGCACCGCTTCGCCCAAGAGGTCGCCAGCGCCCGCCGCATCCACGGCCTCTACACCGCCCAGGTGATCGACGCCGGCACCGACGCCACCACCCCCTGGCTGGCCACCACCTTCGTGCCCGGCCCCTCCCTGCACCAGATCGTCCACCGCCACGGCCCGCTGCCCGAACGCACCGTCGTGCTGCTCTGCGCCGGCATCGCCGAAGCCCTGCAGGCGATCCACGCCGCCGGTGTCGTCCACCGCGACCTCAAACCCGGCAACGTCCTCATCGCCGCCGACGGCCCCCGCGTCATCGACTTCGGCATCGCCCGCGCCGCCGACGCCAGCCCGCTCACCGGCACCGGCCTGCGCATCGGCTCACCGGGCTTCATGGCTCCCGAGCAAGCCCTCGGACTGCCCGCCACCCCGGCCACCGACGTCTTCGCCCTGGGCGCCCTGATCACCTACGCGGCCTCGGGCACATCCCCCTTCGGCGACGGTCGCGCTTCTCGTCGGCGCCGCAGCGACCTTCGTCCTGCTCAATTCCTTTTACTATGACGACCCCGACGACCAGAACACCCCCGCCACCGCCGGACGCCCTCCGTCGGCCGGCACCACTACGTCCGCCCGCTCCAAGTCCCCGCAGCCGACCACGGTTTCCGGATACTCCGCCGCCTACACCACCCTCGAACTCACCTCCCCCGACGGCGACTACGAGTTCGACCTCAAAGCAGGGGAAGTGACCCAGAACACCTCCAACTGGTACCTCGGCCGCGAGGCGGGCGCCTTCTACATCCCCGACGACAGCGACGCCTACATCGCGCCGGCCGGCCCCCTCACCCTGCGCGAGTGCCTCGAGGGCATCGATACCCAGCCGTCCTCCACCCTGCCCTTCACCACCGTGGGCGCCGACCGCAGTTTCTGCGTGCGCTCACACGGCGGCCAGGACATCGCCATCATCCGCACACTCACCACCGCTTCCGATGACGGCCCGGTCACCGTCTCCATCACCTACTACCGACGCTCGGCCTGACCCCACTCCGCTGATCCCACCACGGCAGTTGGCATTTCAACCCTTACCTCTGCTAACGTCACCCGCCGTACGCGCCATTAGCTCAATTGGCAGAGCAGCTGACTCTTAATCAGCGGGTTCGGGGTTCAAGTCCCTGATGGCGCACCGCAATGTGACCCTTGACCAGGCAACCCGGTCAAGGGCCACATCCGTTCCAACTGTCCCGCCGGGTGCCGTCGCGCTCCGCCGAACAGACTTCCACACCAGCCCTCCATCGGCGATATCCTGCCGGATTTCCCATCCACAACGCCGAGCGTGAGTGACGGCTTGCGAAATCGGCAATATTCTGCCGATCCTGTCACCGACTCAGGTAGTCTGATTGAATCTGCATGGTATCGGCAGAATATTGCCGTTTTATGGAGGTGATTCGATGACTGCGGTATCGAGCATCGGGGATGCCATTCACACGGCACGCCGCCGTCATCGACTGACGCAGGAGCAGTTGGCGGAGCTGGCGGGCACCTCCACTCGCACGGTACGCGAGATCGAGCACGGCAGCGGCTCGACCAGTATCGCCACTGTCGCCGCGGTGGCCGACGTGGTCGGACTCACCCTGGGTGTCGTCGGTTGAAGGATCTCGAGGAGCTTCGGCGGGTTGCCCGAGCGGATGTGTACAAGGCCGGTCGGCGCGCCGCTGTGCTGGAGCGGACAGCGGAGGGCGGGACCGAATTTCGCTACGAGAAGGAATATCTCGCCAACCACGGTGCGCCTGTAGCCACGACGCTCCCACTCGGCCCGGATCCGGTGCGCGGCATCGCCGGCGCGGTGCCGCCCTTCTTCGAAGGTCTTCTGCCCGAGGGGCATCGGCTCACGGTGTTGCAGCGTGCGGTCAAAACCAGCATCAACGATGAATTGAGCCTGCTGCTGGCGGTGGGGCGTGATGTGCCGGGGGACGTGCAGATCATCCCTGCCGGTCAGCTGCTCACCGACATTCCGCCATTGGTTGAGGGAGACTCGCCCGCAGAACTCGAATTCGCGCGATTCGTGGATGAAATCGATCCTCATGCGCTGCCGGGAGTGCAGCGTAAAGCCAGTGCGTCGATGATCAGTGTGCCGTTCTCGGCTCGGTATGGGCGGTTCATTCTCAAGCTCTCGCAACCGGAGTACCCCCATCTGGTGGAGAACGAAGCGGTGCATCTGAAAGCGGCGAGGTTGATGAAAATCCCGGTAGCCGAGGCGGATCTGGTCACCGACCGCATTGGCGACACCGGTCTGCTGGTGCGGCGGTTCGATCGGGTGCACGAGGGTCGGTCGTGGCGACGCTTGGCATTCGAGGATGCGACACAGGTGCTGGGCCTACCTCC from Nocardia tengchongensis includes:
- a CDS encoding type II toxin-antitoxin system HipA family toxin, which translates into the protein MKDLEELRRVARADVYKAGRRAAVLERTAEGGTEFRYEKEYLANHGAPVATTLPLGPDPVRGIAGAVPPFFEGLLPEGHRLTVLQRAVKTSINDELSLLLAVGRDVPGDVQIIPAGQLLTDIPPLVEGDSPAELEFARFVDEIDPHALPGVQRKASASMISVPFSARYGRFILKLSQPEYPHLVENEAVHLKAARLMKIPVAEADLVTDRIGDTGLLVRRFDRVHEGRSWRRLAFEDATQVLGLPPASKYQPDAATVVNALARIAEAPTVARRNLYLQFLFAWLTGNGDLHAKNVGVVEGPAGKWGIAPIFDIPCTLVYGDDSMALPISGRTRKLRSRDWAAFAAEVGLTERAAVSARTVALRAAAAVDYAALPFSGSPMRHTERELRWRRSELGH
- a CDS encoding helix-turn-helix domain-containing protein, coding for MTAVSSIGDAIHTARRRHRLTQEQLAELAGTSTRTVREIEHGSGSTSIATVAAVADVVGLTLGVVG
- a CDS encoding DUF5995 family protein → MATALLTGSAAGVAAADQPIVAVSAINGIDGSELAELVRLSDPATLTDLHDGERRADRIAAILAGSHDRRGIFAVFYREILRDANPMLDAGDFDDPRWARAVSIEFFRQYLQNLHGHLTGGPVTQGWQRYYAMAADPARSPGRVAATALDAHLLIDFPAAIAATNTHGDHTGDFFTIGDSLITTTNRITDELQATYGAQLARFFQLYFLGKAADRLIGQGNTSHVMFQSVRATALASGIVMQNPAACPTAQAGMSTLYHTAEAVFDGLEALGQI
- a CDS encoding serine/threonine-protein kinase codes for the protein MTTPPFPASPPSAFQALSPDDPREIGGYRLYARLGAGGMGRVYLAYTPGGRPVALKVVRPEFAENNEFRHRFAQEVASARRIHGLYTAQVIDAGTDATTPWLATTFVPGPSLHQIVHRHGPLPERTVVLLCAGIAEALQAIHAAGVVHRDLKPGNVLIAADGPRVIDFGIARAADASPLTGTGLRIGSPGFMAPEQALGLPATPATDVFALGALITYAASGTSPFGDGRASRRRRSDLRPAQFLLL